One segment of Brassica napus cultivar Da-Ae chromosome C3, Da-Ae, whole genome shotgun sequence DNA contains the following:
- the LOC106428590 gene encoding uncharacterized protein LOC106428590 translates to MDQNEPISKKLWNIVRFLLYMIRKGVSKHKLIADFNATLKRGKNLMFHHRRRVPAAATSSSAAANAPQRQEYEFSCSNTPNYSFPFPNIGFMKKKSHINLFACGQTPQTLDDDAAAARAVLELLNGVGDKGNVTPAYLSAALSPYFPGFGRTPLVRPLRVTDSPFPLTPENGDVANGHVDQAADDFIKKFYKNLNQQKKMIEFS, encoded by the coding sequence ATGGATCAAAACGAACCAATAAGCAAGAAGCTATGGAACATCGTACGTTTTCTCTTGTACATGATCCGTAAAGGCGTCTCAAAACACAAACTCATCGCTGACTTCAATGCCACTCTAAAACGCGGCAAGAACCTCATGTTCCACCACCGTCGCCGTGTCCCAGCCGCCGCCACTTCCTCGTCGGCCGCCGCAAACGCACCTCAACGACAAGAATACGAGTTTAGCTGCAGCAATACTCCAAACTACTCTTTCCCCTTTCCCAATATTGGTTTCATGAAGAAAAAGAGCCACATTAATCTCTTCGCGTGTGGTCAAACGCCTCAGACGCTCGACGACGACGCTGCCGCAGCTAGAGCAGTTCTTGAGCTTCTTAACGGCGTTGGTGACAAAGGAAACGTTACTCCGGCGTATTTGTCGGCGGCTTTGTCTCCTTACTTTCCCGGGTTTGGTCGGACTCCTTTGGTGAGGCCGTTGAGAGTAACGGACTCACCGTTTCCGTTAACACCGGAAAATGGTGACGTGGCTAACGGACACGTGGACCAAGCGGCTGATGATTTCATAAAGAAGTTTTATAAGAACTTGAATCAGCAGAAAAAAATGATTGAGTTCAGCTAA